A region of Carassius auratus strain Wakin chromosome 11, ASM336829v1, whole genome shotgun sequence DNA encodes the following proteins:
- the LOC113110946 gene encoding inter-alpha-trypsin inhibitor heavy chain H3-like, producing the protein MDEVALRLTVFGLLFTFANLAATIKKQDIDIYSFHINSTVSSRYAITIITSRVTNVLNQSQEVHFEVKIPKDAFISQFRMTIEGKTYDGVVKEKEEAQQQYSQAVSRGQSAGLVSAVGRTLEDFKTSVTVAAFSKVTFELTYEELLKRRLGKYELLINAQPMQPVADFKIDIHIHENPGISFLEVKGGLNTKDLTNAVTTIRSDKDAWVKFYPTRDQQTKCDDCSKNGLNGNLIIVYDAVRQKQSGDLMVSNEYFVHYFAPTDIQRIPKNVVFIIDESGSMLGKKIEQTRLAMLRILSDLDENDHFGLITFSGHFQTWKPELLKATEGNVEEAKTFVRRIKSGGNTDINAAVLKAVDMINTYSQEGSASILILLTDGDPTTGETNPEKIQENVKKAIGEKFPLYSLGFGFDVSFEFLKKLSLENNGVAHRIYEDSDADLQLQGFYEEVAIPLLTDVHLNYQGVANLTQSTFQQYYNGSEIVVAGQITNNSLESFTTEVIALSKSTKVVYQSSGPTVDLSSGRPEHVKRLWAFLTVKQLLEKMVFLEGLEKDNAKKHIIDLSLKYKFVTPLTSMVVTKPQDEEMQVAHKPEEGEKPKRHSYGARRQMFMPSHPVNRILASSSVNQHGAWVSAFYTRRENQETSASWGLNKRKRPKMLRLLTMGDSSAILQLPSMTQKPLTTSPPLWRIRILKSSGNAKPLCYDVPVAEKVRLQQNVLSEFSMNGQRESFGGEGFSRISIHYKTNHHLLLSTNEINYTDGQETVKFSWEQDLTHHERENVSLILRRNEFDVTMGNIRVAILLHKKDGDIFLWPAIWQQPKYVVLMGILGEADISYDEIPGSQTPTLKIKDKEVKTSWVMVKDYRLASAPVVGCWLVPFQALTQRELSDFTVTQL; encoded by the exons ATGGACGAAGTTGCACTTAGACTAACTGTCTTTGGCCTTCTGTTCACCTTTGCTAACTTGGCTGCTACAATCAAG AAACAAGATATAGATATTTACAGCTTCCACATTAACTCTACGGTCTCCAGTCGGTATGCCATTACAATCATCACAAGCCGTGTGACAAATGTGTTGAATCAGTCTCAAGAGGTCCATTTCGAAGTCAAGATTCCAAAGGATGCCTTCATCAGCCAATTTAGAAT GACCATAGAGGGAAAAACATATGATGGGGTTGTGAAGGAAAAAGAAGAGGCTCAGCAGCAATACAGTCAAGCGGTATCTCGAGGACAAAGTGCTGGACTTGTCAG TGCTGTTGGAAGGACTTTAGAGGACTTTAAAACCTCAGTGACGGTGGCTGCTTTTAGTAAAGTGACCTTTGAGTTGACCTACGAGGAACTGCTAAAGCGTCGCCTCGGAAAATATGAGCTACTCATCAATGCACAACCAATGCAGCCGGTGGCTGACTTCAAG aTTGACATACACATCCATGAGAATCCAGGAATTTCCTTCTTGGAGGTCAAAGGTGGTCTGAACACTAAGGATCTGACCAATGCAGTCACAACCATCAGATCAGACAAAGat GCATGGGTGAAGTTTTATCCCACTCGAGATCAGCAAACAAAGTGTGATGACTGTAGTAAAAATGGTCTTAATGGCAACCTGATCATTGTGTATGATGCTGTGAGACAAAAACAAAGTGGAGATCTGATG GTCTCAAATGAGTACTTCGTCCACTACTTTGCACCTACAGATATTCAGCGCATTCCCAAAAATGTGGTGTTTATCATTGATGAAAGTGGCTCCATGTTGGGCAAAAAAATTGAGCAG ACTCGTTTGGCTATGCTGAGGATTCTGAGTGACCTTGATGAGAATGACCACTTTGGATTGATCACGTTCAGTGGTCACTTTCAAACCTGGAAACCTGAACTCCTAAAAGCAACTGAAGGAAACGTCGAAGAAGCGAAGACGTTTGTGAGGAGAATTAAGAGTGGAGGAA ACACAGACATAAATGCTGCAGTGCTAAAAGCTGTGGACATGATTAATACATACTCACAAGAGGGATCCGCATCCATCCTGATCCTGTTGACTGATGGAGATCCCACTACAG GTGAGACCAACCCAGAGAAGATtcaagaaaatgtgaaaaaggctATTGGTGAAAAATTCCCTTTGTACAGTTTGGGATTTGGGTTCGATGTCAGCTTTGAGTTCCTGAAGAAATTGTCTTTGGAAAATAACGGTGTTGCTCACAGGATCTATGAAGATTCTGATGCCGATCTACAGCTGCAG GGCTTCTATGAGGAAGTGGCCATCCCCCTCTTGACTGATGTCCACCTTAACTACCAAGGGGTGGCCAATTTGACCCAGTCCACTTTCCAACAGTACTACAATGGTTCTGAGATTGTGGTAGCTGGTCAGATTACTAATAACAGTTTGGAAAGTTTCACCACTGAGGTCATTGCTTTATCG AAAAGCACTAAGGTGGTATATCAGAGCAGTGGACCTACAGTGGACCTCAGTAGTGGCAGACCTGAACACGTGAAAAGATTATGGGCCTTTCTTACAGTGAAGCAGCTACTGGAgaaaat GGTGTTTCTAGAAGGCCTGGAAAAAGACAATGCAAAGAAACACATCATTGATCTTTCTCTGAAGTACAAATTTGTCACACCGCTTACATCAATGGTGGTTACCAAGCCCCAGGATGAGGAAATGCAAGTTGCCCACAAACCCGAAGAGGGAGAGAAGCCAAAAAGGCATTCATACGGAG cAAGAAGACAAATGTTCATGCCCAGTCATCCAG TTAATAGGATTCTTGCCTCCAGCAGTGTAAATCAACATG GGGCGTGGGTAAGCGCATTCTACACcaggagagagaatcaggagacgagcg CGTCCTGGGGATTAAATAAACGAAAGAGACCCAAAATGCTGCGCCTATTAACAATGGGAG ATTCATCAGCCATATTACAATTACCAAGTATGACTCAGAAACCTCTGACAACCTCTCCTCCAT TGTGGAGAATTAGGATCTTGAAATCTTCTGGTAATGCTAAGCCACTTTGTTATGATGTTCCTGTTGCTGAGAAAGTCAGACTCCAACAGAATGTCCTATCAG AGTTCTCTATGAATGGGCAACGTGAGTCATTTGGAGGAGAAGGCTTCAGTCGAATCTCCATTCATTACAAAACTAATCACCATCTGCTGCTCAGCACTAATGAAATTAACTACACCGATGGGCAGGAAACTGTGAAGTTTTCATGGGAGCAAGACCTCACCCACCATGAGAGAGAAAA CGTGTCTCTGATTCTACGGAGAAATGAATTTGATGTTACCATGGGAAACATCCGTGTTGCTATTCTTCTTCATAAAAAAGATGGTGACATTTTTCTGTGGCCTGCCATATGGCAACAACCAAAATATGTAGTTTTGATGGGTATATTAG GAGAGGCTGATATTTCATATGATGAGATCCCAGGATCACAAACACCAACTTTAAAGATAAAGGACAAGGAAGTGAAGACATCTTG GGTGATGGTGAAGGACTACAGACTTGCTTCTGCTCCTGTGGTTGGATGTTGGCTCGTACCATTCCAGGCTCTCACACAGCGAGAGCTCTCGGACTTCACCGTCACTCAGCTGTAG